In the genome of Synechococcus sp. UW179A, the window CGCCTCAACTCGGCAATCGTGATGTTGTAATCAGACAAAGCTTGGACATGGCGAGTCTGTGCTCTTGTGAGGTCTCTTTGGTTATCAACCACTTCACGCTGAGTGGTCACACCTGCAGCAAAACGAAGACGTGCAAGTCGCAAGGCTTCTCGTTGCGATAGGACCTCTCGAGAGGTTGTGCGAATGGTCTGCTGATTCGCCCTTAAATCGTAAAAGCTCTGCTCTACTTGTAAGCGAATCTCACCACGTTCATTCGCGAATTGATAAGCGCTCGCTTCAGCAGCCTGCTTTTTGCGCCGATAATCAGCTCGGGCTTTACCACCATCAAAAATATTCCAGCTTGCCGAAAGGCCAACGGTATTATCCATATTCCATCCATAATAACTAGTGCTTAAAGAACCTTCAGATTGCTTTCCATCAAGCCGCTGTGTCGAGAAATTGTTGAAGATACTTAGGACGGGTTGCACTGCTGCCAGAGCAGCATTAGCACTGCTGTTGTTAATCGAGATATCCAGAATGAATTGATCGAGCTCTTCACGGAAGGCATAAGCCGCAATGATGCTCTCTTGCAAAGACGGCTCCCAAACGCCTACAACTTTTGATGGCGAAGCGGCCGTTGGAGTGACGTCTTGTGGCAGATCGATAATCCTGGCCAAATTGCGACGCGCTCGGACTTGCGAATTAAGAGCTGAGATTAAGCCGTCTTGATCTCGGGCAAGTTGAGTTTCAGCTTCGAGCACTTCCAGCTTCGTTGCAACACCTGCCTGAAAACGTGATCTTGCATAACGCAAACTCAACAAAGAAGCAGCCACAGACTGCTTACTAACATCGACTTGCGAGTCATATTGCTGAAGTCTGTAATAGGCCGTGGCCACAGATAAGCGAAGATCTCTCAAAGCAATCAGATAGGCGTCACGCGCTCTCTCAAAGCTGTCACGCGCTGCTGAAATTTCGGGAACACGTGCCGGATCAATCAAGTTCCAATTCAGCGTTGCCTGGAAATTGGCTGTAGAAACTTCCGAAAAAGTGATATCCCCTTGCTCCTCCTCCAAACCAGTTGTGGGGCTCTCAACATCGGAAACGGTGTTATCAAAAAACTGCTCTTGACTGGAGAGGTATTGAGGAAGACCGTTAGCTGTGAGATTAA includes:
- a CDS encoding TolC family protein, encoding MPSHIAGVASAQESSEVTTDNGAALIDQSTLPTAIEQKGSRPQADPSVLPPAATTLPETLDSLNSPPSLALPDQPDQVRIRELRPLTLAEVEQLAEVNSPSLKAVALEVQQAKSSLRAAISSWYPTLNLTANGLPQYLSSQEQFFDNTVSDVESPTTGLEEEQGDITFSEVSTANFQATLNWNLIDPARVPEISAARDSFERARDAYLIALRDLRLSVATAYYRLQQYDSQVDVSKQSVAASLLSLRYARSRFQAGVATKLEVLEAETQLARDQDGLISALNSQVRARRNLARIIDLPQDVTPTAASPSKVVGVWEPSLQESIIAAYAFREELDQFILDISINNSSANAALAAVQPVLSIFNNFSTQRLDGKQSEGSLSTSYYGWNMDNTVGLSASWNIFDGGKARADYRRKKQAAEASAYQFANERGEIRLQVEQSFYDLRANQQTIRTTSREVLSQREALRLARLRFAAGVTTQREVVDNQRDLTRAQTRHVQALSDYNITIAELRRYTGLDQVGACPPQDLPSDKAQTPESEQIQIKPSPNIPACQASLLGS